A region from the Hypericibacter adhaerens genome encodes:
- a CDS encoding DUF1003 domain-containing protein: MAADSRTAPSPVAGDTADAAADLAHKVEAISRAPIFSRLERDDRVMLADFVEEQDAAEGEVLFRVGEEGERMYIVCEGAVELATTDKLGQKIVLHDAGPGELFGELSLLDQGPRTANAVAMAATHLLVLDRGALLRFVRARPEAALDMMAVMAARLRVTDQRLRQAAVRNPNDVMASRATLIQRATDAIAEFSGSFAFLVLHGVLFAVWIGWNMIPGLEAFDPFPFGLLTMCVSLEAIFLSVIVLLSQSRQAAKDRIRTDIEYDVNLKAELEVSHLHDKIENMQVELLKRLGRIERDLERK, encoded by the coding sequence ATGGCAGCCGACAGCAGGACAGCCCCGTCGCCGGTCGCCGGCGACACCGCGGACGCGGCGGCGGACCTCGCCCACAAGGTCGAGGCGATCAGCCGTGCGCCGATCTTCTCGCGGCTCGAGCGCGACGACCGCGTCATGCTGGCGGACTTCGTCGAGGAGCAGGACGCCGCGGAGGGCGAGGTCCTGTTCCGCGTCGGCGAGGAAGGCGAGCGGATGTATATCGTCTGCGAGGGCGCGGTCGAGCTCGCCACCACCGACAAGCTCGGGCAGAAAATCGTGCTCCACGATGCGGGCCCGGGCGAGCTCTTCGGCGAGCTGTCCCTGCTGGACCAGGGGCCGCGCACGGCCAATGCGGTGGCCATGGCGGCGACCCACCTGCTGGTGCTCGATCGCGGCGCGCTGCTGCGCTTCGTGCGGGCGCGGCCGGAGGCGGCGCTCGACATGATGGCGGTGATGGCGGCGCGGCTGCGCGTGACCGATCAGCGGCTGCGGCAGGCGGCGGTGCGCAACCCCAACGACGTGATGGCATCGCGGGCGACCCTGATCCAGCGGGCGACCGATGCCATCGCCGAGTTCAGCGGCAGCTTCGCCTTCCTGGTCCTGCACGGGGTGCTGTTCGCGGTCTGGATCGGCTGGAACATGATCCCCGGGCTTGAAGCCTTCGATCCGTTCCCCTTCGGGCTCCTGACGATGTGCGTGTCGCTGGAGGCGATCTTCCTCAGCGTGATCGTGCTCCTGAGCCAGAGCCGGCAGGCCGCCAAGGACCGCATCCGCACCGACATCGAGTATGACGTGAACCTCAAGGCCGAGCTCGAGGTCTCGCATCTGCACGACAAGATCGAAAATATGCAGGTCGAGCTGCTGAAGCGGCTCGGCCGGATCGAGCGCGACCTGGAGCGCAAATAG
- a CDS encoding cupin domain-containing protein encodes MKPVKAGERIVRNLYSEPFRSFDTPDIVYEGLSWLPLDEARPVGTGFHVIRMAPGAASTAHEHTADEMFLVLEGELIDHDGSRYRRGDMVLLRAGTQHGSHTPGGCTLLVYVETLEPIG; translated from the coding sequence ATGAAGCCGGTCAAGGCGGGCGAGCGCATCGTCCGCAATCTCTACTCGGAACCCTTCCGTTCCTTCGACACGCCGGACATCGTCTATGAGGGGCTGAGCTGGCTGCCGCTCGACGAGGCGCGGCCCGTCGGCACCGGCTTCCACGTGATCCGGATGGCGCCGGGCGCCGCCTCGACCGCGCATGAGCATACCGCCGACGAGATGTTCCTCGTGCTCGAGGGCGAGCTGATCGACCATGACGGGAGCCGCTACCGTCGCGGCGACATGGTGCTCCTGCGCGCGGGCACGCAGCACGGGTCACACACCCCCGGCGGCTGCACGCTGCTGGTCTATGTCGAGACCCTGGAGCCGATCGGTTGA
- a CDS encoding ATP-grasp domain-containing protein, producing MTEHRPNAPEIGHAPEAGHAQVGSPKRILSPFESWPPVLFYAPVIVYWLLLALRHRSLTLPAVANPQIEHGGLCGESKTKLFGSMAPEGREWLAPYVSFVRGDESTIDRDVERLTAELDSAGLEFPLVAKPDVGCHGAGVRLVHDRAELRAYLRAFPAHERLLIQHFVDYEGEAGIFYVRRPNDAVGRIFSMTLKYFPTVIGDGVSTLGQLIRHDPRAGRLAHMYLPRHQHRIHWVPPEGKRVRLVFAGNHCKGAMFRNGGRLVTPELARRIDELARTIPSFHFGRFDVRFRSLGELMQGQGFTIVEFNGGGSEATHIWDPDTTLLSAYRDLFAQTRILFEIGAAHREVGHEPAGWRVLLASWLREQQLKRAYPLTE from the coding sequence ATGACGGAACACCGTCCCAACGCGCCAGAAATTGGCCATGCCCCAGAAGCTGGTCACGCCCAAGTCGGTTCGCCCAAGCGAATCCTCTCACCTTTCGAATCCTGGCCCCCGGTCCTCTTCTATGCGCCGGTCATCGTCTATTGGCTGCTCCTGGCCCTGCGCCATCGCAGCCTGACGCTGCCCGCCGTCGCCAACCCGCAGATCGAGCATGGCGGCCTGTGCGGCGAATCCAAGACGAAGCTCTTCGGCAGCATGGCGCCCGAGGGTCGCGAATGGCTGGCGCCCTATGTCAGCTTCGTGCGCGGCGACGAGAGCACCATCGATCGGGATGTCGAGCGATTGACGGCCGAGCTCGACAGCGCGGGGCTCGAGTTTCCTCTGGTCGCGAAGCCCGATGTGGGATGCCATGGCGCGGGCGTGCGCCTGGTCCATGACCGCGCCGAGCTGCGCGCCTATCTCCGCGCCTTTCCCGCCCATGAGCGGCTGCTGATCCAGCATTTCGTCGATTACGAGGGCGAAGCCGGCATCTTCTATGTCCGCCGCCCGAACGACGCGGTCGGCCGGATCTTCTCGATGACCCTCAAATATTTCCCCACGGTCATCGGCGACGGCGTCTCGACGCTGGGGCAGCTCATCCGGCACGATCCGCGCGCGGGCCGCCTGGCCCACATGTATCTGCCGCGCCATCAGCATCGCATCCACTGGGTGCCGCCGGAAGGCAAGCGCGTGCGGCTGGTCTTCGCCGGCAATCACTGCAAGGGCGCCATGTTCCGCAATGGCGGGCGCCTGGTGACGCCGGAGCTGGCCAGGCGCATCGACGAGCTGGCCCGCACCATCCCCTCCTTCCATTTCGGCCGGTTCGACGTCCGCTTCCGGTCGCTGGGCGAGCTGATGCAGGGCCAGGGCTTCACCATCGTCGAGTTCAACGGCGGCGGCAGCGAGGCCACCCACATCTGGGATCCCGATACCACGCTGCTCTCGGCCTATCGTGACCTGTTCGCGCAGACCCGCATCCTGTTCGAGATCGGTGCCGCCCATCGCGAGGTCGGCCACGAGCCCGCGGGCTGGCGCGTGCTGCTCGCCTCCTGGCTGCGCGAGCAGCAGCTCAAGCGCGCCTATCCGCTGACGGAGTAG
- a CDS encoding DUF1989 domain-containing protein gives MNRIVVPAAEGRAIPVAKGKRVRVTTPAGHQAADFFAYNADDLNEWLSPMHTWVTTRSIKPKPGDQLLSRFRRPMLTLREDSAGGCHDMLIAACDQARYAQFGHAAPHRSCAANLAEAMAGLGHTIAVTPQPVNFFTNTHVEADGALISPPNPVAPGSHVELEALMNLIVVVSSCPFDLKIPGWTINAGGGVTELWVDAG, from the coding sequence ATGAATCGGATTGTCGTGCCGGCTGCCGAAGGCCGTGCCATTCCTGTGGCAAAGGGCAAACGGGTTCGGGTCACGACACCGGCCGGGCACCAGGCCGCGGACTTTTTCGCCTACAACGCCGACGATCTCAACGAGTGGTTGTCGCCCATGCATACGTGGGTAACGACTCGCTCGATCAAGCCGAAGCCCGGCGACCAGCTCCTCAGCCGTTTCCGCCGGCCGATGCTGACGCTACGGGAAGATAGCGCAGGCGGCTGCCATGACATGCTGATCGCCGCCTGCGACCAGGCCCGCTACGCACAGTTCGGCCATGCTGCACCGCACCGAAGCTGCGCCGCCAACCTGGCCGAGGCCATGGCGGGGCTCGGTCACACGATCGCCGTCACCCCGCAGCCGGTGAATTTTTTCACCAACACCCATGTGGAGGCGGACGGCGCGCTGATCTCGCCGCCCAACCCGGTGGCACCCGGCAGCCATGTCGAGCTCGAGGCCTTGATGAACCTGATCGTCGTGGTCTCGTCCTGCCCCTTCGACCTCAAGATCCCTGGCTGGACCATCAATGCCGGCGGCGGCGTGACGGAACTCTGGGTGGATGCGGGATAA
- the speB gene encoding agmatinase, whose amino-acid sequence MSKTHHQPLGGNQMPRFGGPATMMRLPSLPSAQGLDACFVGVPLDTGTSNRSGARFGPRQIRAESCLIRPYNMATRAAPFDSLSVADIGDVAINTFNLQKSMGIIEAAYDEILSHGCTPLTLGGDHTIALPILRAMKKKYGPVGMVHVDAHADINDNMFGEPIAHGTPFRRAVEEGLLDGKRVVQIGLRGTGYAAEDFDWPRAQGFRVVQAEECWYKSLAPLMEEVRRQVAGGPVYLTFDIDGLDPAFAGGTGTPEIGGLTITQGMEVIRGCRGLDIVGCDLVEVAPPYDPTGNTALTGANLLYEMLCVLPGVNYRN is encoded by the coding sequence ATGAGCAAGACCCATCACCAGCCGCTCGGCGGCAACCAGATGCCTCGCTTCGGCGGGCCCGCCACCATGATGCGCCTCCCTTCGCTGCCCTCGGCCCAGGGACTCGACGCCTGCTTCGTCGGCGTGCCGCTCGACACCGGAACCTCGAACCGCTCGGGCGCCCGCTTCGGCCCGCGCCAGATCCGCGCTGAAAGCTGCCTGATCCGCCCCTACAACATGGCGACCCGCGCGGCTCCCTTCGACAGCCTGTCGGTGGCCGATATCGGCGATGTCGCCATCAACACCTTCAACCTGCAGAAGAGCATGGGGATCATCGAGGCCGCCTATGACGAGATCCTGAGCCATGGCTGCACCCCGCTGACGCTCGGCGGCGACCACACCATCGCCCTGCCGATCCTGCGCGCGATGAAGAAGAAATACGGGCCCGTCGGCATGGTCCATGTCGACGCCCATGCCGACATCAACGACAACATGTTCGGCGAGCCGATCGCCCATGGCACGCCGTTCCGCCGCGCGGTCGAGGAAGGGCTCCTGGACGGCAAGCGCGTGGTGCAGATCGGCCTGCGCGGCACCGGCTATGCGGCCGAGGATTTCGATTGGCCGCGCGCGCAGGGCTTCCGCGTCGTCCAGGCCGAGGAGTGCTGGTACAAGTCGCTGGCGCCGCTGATGGAGGAGGTGCGCCGGCAGGTGGCCGGCGGCCCGGTCTATCTCACCTTCGATATCGACGGGCTCGATCCGGCCTTCGCCGGCGGCACCGGCACGCCCGAGATCGGCGGCCTCACCATCACGCAGGGCATGGAGGTGATCCGCGGCTGCCGCGGCCTCGACATCGTCGGCTGCGACCTGGTCGAGGTGGCGCCGCCCTACGATCCGACCGGGAACACGGCGCTCACCGGCGCCAACCTGCTCTATGAAATGCTGTGCGTCTTGCCGGGCGTGAACTACCGGAACTGA
- a CDS encoding pyridoxal phosphate-dependent aminotransferase has translation MRFSSFVERIGGEGAAAWEIHGRGARLKRQGKDVILLSVGDPDFDTPPAITDAAIESLRRGRTHYGEVVGDHRLRAAIAAAHQAQSGQPTDPDQVVVMAGAQCALYAAAVCVLDQGDEIIVPEPAYVTYEAVVGASGARMAFVPLKPERGFQIDPESIERAVTPRTRALLLNSPNNPTGAVITRANWERIAAICIRHDLWLLSDEVYAGLTYESQHVSPAGLPGMAERTVTINSLSKSHAMTGWRLGWSISPPALAEHLGNLALCMLYGSPPFIQDAALQALTAEPPEVKAMKEGYRRRRDLVCGRLGNVKGLRCHRPEGGMFAMVDVRGTGLGAYDFASGLLDAEGVSVLPGDAFGPSAAGHVRISLGNADEELARACDRIERYAAKLAP, from the coding sequence ATGCGATTCTCTTCGTTCGTCGAGCGCATAGGCGGCGAGGGCGCCGCGGCTTGGGAGATTCATGGCCGCGGCGCGCGGCTGAAGCGCCAGGGCAAGGACGTCATCCTGCTGAGCGTGGGCGACCCGGATTTCGACACGCCGCCCGCCATCACCGACGCGGCGATCGAAAGCCTCCGGCGCGGCCGCACCCACTATGGGGAGGTCGTCGGCGATCATCGGCTGCGGGCCGCGATCGCCGCGGCGCATCAGGCGCAAAGCGGGCAGCCGACCGATCCCGACCAGGTGGTGGTCATGGCCGGCGCGCAATGCGCGCTCTATGCCGCGGCCGTCTGCGTGCTGGATCAGGGCGACGAGATCATCGTGCCGGAGCCGGCCTATGTGACTTACGAGGCCGTGGTCGGGGCGAGCGGCGCCCGCATGGCGTTCGTGCCGCTGAAGCCCGAGCGCGGCTTCCAGATCGATCCCGAGAGCATCGAGCGGGCCGTCACGCCGCGGACGCGGGCGCTCCTGCTCAATTCGCCCAACAACCCCACGGGCGCCGTCATCACCCGCGCCAACTGGGAACGGATCGCGGCGATCTGCATCCGCCACGATCTCTGGCTGCTGTCGGACGAGGTCTATGCCGGGCTGACCTACGAATCCCAGCATGTGAGCCCGGCCGGCCTGCCGGGCATGGCCGAGCGCACCGTCACGATCAACAGCCTGTCGAAGTCGCATGCGATGACGGGATGGCGGCTGGGCTGGAGCATCTCGCCGCCGGCGCTGGCCGAACATCTCGGCAATCTGGCGCTCTGCATGCTCTATGGCTCGCCGCCCTTCATCCAGGATGCGGCGCTCCAGGCCCTCACCGCCGAGCCGCCCGAGGTGAAGGCGATGAAGGAGGGCTATCGCCGCCGCCGCGACCTGGTCTGCGGGCGGCTGGGCAACGTGAAGGGCTTGCGCTGCCACCGGCCCGAGGGCGGCATGTTCGCCATGGTCGATGTGCGCGGCACGGGCCTCGGCGCCTACGATTTCGCGAGCGGCCTGCTCGATGCCGAGGGCGTGTCGGTGCTGCCGGGCGATGCGTTCGGCCCGAGCGCCGCGGGCCATGTGCGCATCTCGCTCGGCAATGCCGACGAGGAACTGGCGCGCGCTTGCGACCGGATCGAGCGCTACGCGGCGAAGCTCGCGCCGTAG
- a CDS encoding DUF4870 family protein: protein MSSNPIDPKAGNTANLVYILYLVSLIVGITALVGVILAYVNKSQAPDWLQTHYRFQIRTFWIGILFSIIGVVTTIILIGWLILLLVAIWWIVRCIKGMQYLGKQQAHPNPASWMFG from the coding sequence ATGAGCAGCAATCCGATCGATCCGAAGGCGGGCAACACCGCCAATCTCGTCTATATCCTTTATCTCGTCAGCCTGATCGTCGGCATCACCGCGCTGGTCGGGGTGATCCTGGCCTATGTCAACAAGAGCCAGGCGCCGGACTGGCTGCAGACCCACTACCGGTTCCAGATCCGCACCTTCTGGATCGGCATCCTGTTCTCGATCATCGGGGTCGTGACGACGATCATCCTGATCGGCTGGCTGATCCTGCTGCTGGTGGCGATCTGGTGGATCGTGCGCTGCATCAAGGGCATGCAGTATCTCGGCAAGCAGCAGGCCCATCCCAATCCCGCGAGCTGGATGTTCGGGTAA
- a CDS encoding TetR/AcrR family transcriptional regulator, translated as MAGLRERQKAGRRRSILAAAENLFRRDGFDATPVDAIAEQAEVAAGTVYNHFESKGDLLLALVARDGEEVRATGRDIIADPPKDPVQAVRRLLEHYVDHSLVHLSKSMWRNAMATALTQADSAFGRGYAELDRKLADQVGDLLRMLQARGQIDTAVDCRSAGDLLFAACNSLFMHFVAREERTLAELKREMARQVRVAFTGLLAPRG; from the coding sequence ATGGCGGGTCTGCGCGAACGACAGAAGGCGGGACGGCGGCGCTCGATCCTGGCGGCGGCCGAGAACCTGTTCCGGCGCGACGGGTTCGACGCCACACCCGTCGATGCCATCGCCGAGCAGGCCGAGGTCGCCGCCGGCACGGTCTATAATCATTTCGAATCCAAGGGCGACCTGCTGCTGGCGCTGGTCGCGCGCGACGGCGAGGAGGTGCGCGCCACCGGCCGCGACATCATCGCCGACCCGCCCAAGGATCCGGTCCAGGCCGTGCGCCGGCTGCTCGAGCATTATGTCGACCATTCGCTGGTGCATCTGAGCAAGAGCATGTGGCGCAACGCCATGGCCACCGCTCTCACCCAGGCCGATTCCGCCTTCGGCCGCGGCTATGCCGAGCTCGACCGCAAGCTCGCCGACCAGGTCGGCGACCTGCTGCGGATGCTGCAGGCCCGCGGCCAGATCGATACGGCCGTCGATTGCCGTTCCGCGGGCGACCTGCTGTTCGCCGCCTGCAACAGCCTCTTCATGCATTTCGTCGCGCGGGAGGAGCGCACGCTGGCCGAGCTCAAGCGCGAGATGGCGCGCCAGGTGAGGGTCGCCTTCACCGGCCTGCTGGCGCCCCGCGGTTGA
- a CDS encoding polyamine ABC transporter substrate-binding protein: MIRSHLRISRRRLLKTGAAGAAAVGSFSIVGRAQAAEQLNALVWCDHSDPNLLQPFEQTHGIKVNTKEFAATGEALAILEQSKPGDWDVLVLDTVDITKLAKMGHLAALNKSDYPWDDIFPELTTESLHFLDGKLYGVPEKFGYNTVAYNSQKVDPADMRKAAVLWNEKYKGRIAIYDYYVPLMQMVGIGLGIIPPQLKPEHLPAIKAKLLEMKPLAALIGDVVTVQNALVSGSADIIAGGGEFATAGLHGENPALDWVLPDEGGIRWMQSLAVFEKSKRKEAATKFVQYVMSPQGQARLATSACYWAMPANNKAALTDEQKKILRWDEQPTFLPKSYHYMSPDPEMDKAMLEVWTEFLNA, encoded by the coding sequence ATGATCCGCTCCCATCTCCGCATCTCGCGCCGCCGGCTGCTCAAGACCGGGGCCGCCGGCGCCGCGGCCGTCGGCTCCTTCTCGATCGTCGGCCGTGCCCAGGCCGCGGAGCAGCTCAACGCGCTGGTCTGGTGCGATCACTCGGACCCGAACCTGCTGCAGCCGTTCGAGCAGACCCACGGCATCAAGGTGAACACCAAGGAGTTCGCCGCCACCGGCGAGGCGCTGGCGATCCTGGAGCAGTCGAAACCGGGCGACTGGGACGTGCTGGTGCTGGACACGGTCGACATCACCAAGCTCGCCAAGATGGGCCACCTGGCGGCGCTCAACAAATCGGACTATCCCTGGGACGATATCTTTCCGGAGCTCACGACCGAGAGCCTCCATTTCCTCGACGGCAAGCTCTATGGCGTGCCGGAGAAGTTCGGCTACAACACGGTCGCCTATAACTCGCAGAAGGTCGACCCGGCCGACATGCGCAAGGCCGCGGTGCTGTGGAACGAGAAATACAAGGGCCGCATCGCCATCTACGACTACTACGTGCCGCTGATGCAGATGGTGGGCATCGGGCTGGGCATCATTCCGCCCCAGCTCAAGCCCGAGCATCTGCCGGCGATCAAGGCGAAGCTCCTGGAGATGAAGCCGCTGGCCGCCCTGATCGGCGACGTGGTGACGGTGCAGAACGCGCTGGTGAGCGGCTCGGCCGACATCATCGCCGGCGGCGGCGAGTTCGCGACCGCCGGCCTCCATGGCGAGAACCCGGCGCTCGACTGGGTGCTGCCGGACGAAGGCGGCATCCGCTGGATGCAGTCGCTCGCCGTCTTCGAGAAGAGCAAGCGCAAGGAAGCCGCCACCAAGTTCGTTCAATACGTCATGAGCCCGCAAGGCCAGGCGCGGCTTGCCACCTCGGCCTGCTACTGGGCCATGCCCGCCAACAACAAGGCGGCCCTGACCGACGAGCAGAAGAAGATCCTGCGCTGGGACGAGCAGCCGACCTTCCTGCCCAAGTCCTACCACTACATGTCGCCCGACCCCGAGATGGACAAGGCGATGCTCGAGGTGTGGACCGAGTTCTTGAACGCGTAG
- a CDS encoding ABC transporter permease gives MTALPSRQLDLKRWATWPALAWTGLFFLLPLLIMLAVSFSARVGDRMLGAFSLDNYTAFFTQGGGVYVSALANSIEVTLITTAVSLAVAYPLAYILAYGVPARWQRLLLVVIVLPFWTSYVIRSYSWLLVLSEKGVINQVMTGLGLFDQPIGLGNTRGATVLGFVHFFTMLLTLTIYANLVQIKESYRKAAADLGASPLQVFLRITLPLSLPGVMVGAFLTFVLAIGDYITPQILGGSRELLLPQAIMLQISRQANFEMASAMSMVLMLVVSAAFLLFARHLRMERV, from the coding sequence ATGACCGCGCTCCCCTCCCGCCAGCTCGACCTCAAGCGCTGGGCCACCTGGCCCGCGCTCGCCTGGACCGGGCTGTTCTTCCTGCTGCCGCTGCTGATCATGCTGGCGGTGAGCTTCTCCGCGCGGGTCGGCGACCGGATGCTGGGCGCCTTCTCGCTCGACAACTATACGGCCTTCTTCACGCAAGGGGGCGGCGTCTATGTCTCGGCCCTGGCCAACTCGATCGAGGTCACGCTGATCACCACGGCGGTGAGCCTCGCCGTCGCCTATCCGCTGGCCTATATCCTTGCCTATGGCGTGCCGGCGCGCTGGCAGCGGCTGCTGCTCGTCGTCATCGTGCTGCCCTTCTGGACCTCCTACGTGATCCGCTCCTATAGCTGGCTCCTGGTGCTGTCGGAGAAGGGCGTGATCAACCAGGTGATGACGGGACTGGGGCTCTTCGACCAGCCGATCGGGCTGGGCAACACGCGCGGCGCCACCGTGCTGGGCTTCGTGCATTTCTTCACGATGCTGCTGACCCTCACCATCTACGCCAACCTGGTGCAGATCAAGGAGAGCTACCGCAAGGCCGCGGCCGATCTCGGCGCCTCGCCCCTGCAGGTCTTCCTGCGCATCACCCTGCCGCTGAGCCTGCCCGGCGTCATGGTCGGCGCCTTCCTCACCTTCGTGCTGGCGATCGGCGACTACATCACGCCGCAGATCCTGGGCGGCAGCCGCGAGCTGCTGCTGCCGCAGGCGATCATGCTGCAGATCAGCCGCCAGGCCAATTTCGAGATGGCCTCGGCCATGAGCATGGTGCTGATGCTGGTGGTGAGCGCCGCTTTCCTGCTGTTCGCGCGCCATCTGCGCATGGAGCGCGTGTGA
- a CDS encoding ABC transporter permease: MSARRVLAIAYLLLALGFIFLPVVMLVQYSFQDGLLPVPPFKGVSLRWYEAFLANDRLIHAMGNSALVAIASSAVATALGFLAAYGMARRRRRLNLGLQLLLMAPIAVSYLIIAMGLLIVFNWLGIDRSLLAVGIGHVVINLPLCFAITYSQLGEHQANIERAAHDLGASDLKALLLVTVPMLWPALLAGFLIAATLSWDEFVIAFLLSKFEVTMPVMIWSMLRSGLNPALNAAGTVVFAVSILFVILIELLQARSRRNG; this comes from the coding sequence ATGAGCGCGCGCCGGGTCCTCGCGATCGCCTACCTGCTGCTGGCGCTGGGCTTCATCTTCCTGCCCGTCGTCATGCTGGTGCAATATTCCTTTCAGGACGGGCTCCTGCCGGTGCCGCCCTTCAAGGGCGTCTCCCTGCGCTGGTACGAGGCCTTTCTCGCCAACGACCGGCTGATCCATGCCATGGGCAACTCGGCCCTGGTGGCGATCGCCTCCTCGGCGGTGGCGACGGCGCTGGGCTTCCTCGCGGCCTATGGCATGGCGCGACGCCGGCGCCGGCTCAATCTGGGCCTGCAACTATTGCTGATGGCGCCGATCGCGGTCTCCTATCTCATCATCGCGATGGGGCTCCTCATCGTCTTCAACTGGCTGGGCATCGACCGCTCGCTGCTGGCGGTCGGGATCGGCCATGTGGTGATCAACCTGCCGCTCTGCTTCGCCATCACTTATTCGCAGCTGGGCGAGCATCAGGCCAATATCGAGCGCGCCGCCCATGACCTGGGGGCGAGCGACCTCAAGGCGCTGCTGCTCGTCACCGTGCCGATGCTGTGGCCAGCACTGCTGGCGGGCTTCCTGATCGCCGCGACCCTCTCCTGGGACGAGTTCGTGATCGCCTTCCTGCTCTCGAAGTTCGAGGTCACCATGCCGGTGATGATCTGGAGCATGCTGCGCTCCGGCCTCAACCCGGCGCTCAATGCCGCGGGCACGGTCGTGTTCGCGGTCTCGATCCTGTTCGTGATCCTGATCGAGCTGTTGCAGGCGCGGAGCCGGCGGAATGGCTGA
- a CDS encoding ABC transporter ATP-binding protein — MAETAREPLVRLEGLCKSYEGQVAVERFNLTIAKGEFVVLLGPSGSGKTTVLSMLGGFTEPSEGRVLIEGADVTALPPAKRPTATVFQDYALFPHMSVRANVGFGLAMRKVAKAERDARAEEVLKLVGLEGFGARRVHQLSGGQRQRVALARAIAVKPAVLLLDEPLGALDLALRRQMQEELVHIQKRLGTSFVHVTHDQEEAMSVADTIVVMNKGRVEDRGAPARIYRRPASLFTATFMGENNILPAKLAGRNGEELTVDTALGRFLLTSGEGLAGLGPGASLHVAVRPEQIFPAATAPEDAAPLGAAVLTELVFQGTHWRAHAKAGANGALPLLLRLPPELTPAVGQILDLYARPPDMTALVR, encoded by the coding sequence ATGGCTGAAACCGCGCGGGAGCCGCTGGTCCGGCTCGAAGGGCTCTGCAAGAGCTATGAGGGGCAGGTCGCGGTCGAGCGCTTCAACCTGACGATCGCCAAGGGCGAGTTCGTGGTGCTGCTGGGTCCTTCGGGCAGCGGCAAGACCACGGTGCTCTCGATGCTGGGCGGCTTCACCGAGCCCAGCGAGGGGCGGGTGCTGATCGAGGGCGCGGACGTGACGGCCCTGCCGCCGGCCAAGCGCCCGACCGCGACCGTGTTCCAGGATTACGCGCTCTTCCCGCATATGAGCGTGCGCGCCAATGTCGGGTTCGGCCTCGCCATGCGGAAGGTGGCGAAGGCCGAGCGCGACGCCCGGGCCGAGGAGGTGCTGAAGCTGGTGGGGCTCGAGGGCTTCGGCGCGCGCCGGGTGCATCAGCTCTCGGGCGGCCAGCGCCAGCGCGTGGCGTTGGCCCGCGCCATCGCGGTCAAGCCGGCCGTGCTGCTGCTGGACGAGCCTCTGGGCGCGCTCGACCTGGCGCTGCGCCGGCAGATGCAGGAGGAGCTGGTGCATATCCAGAAGCGGCTCGGCACCTCCTTCGTCCATGTGACGCACGACCAGGAAGAGGCGATGAGCGTCGCCGACACGATCGTGGTGATGAACAAGGGCCGGGTGGAGGACCGGGGCGCGCCCGCGCGCATCTATCGCCGCCCGGCCAGCCTCTTCACCGCGACCTTCATGGGCGAGAACAACATCCTGCCGGCGAAGCTTGCCGGCAGGAATGGCGAGGAGCTGACGGTCGATACGGCGCTCGGCCGTTTCCTGCTCACCAGCGGCGAAGGCCTGGCCGGTCTGGGACCGGGCGCGTCGCTCCATGTCGCGGTCCGGCCCGAGCAGATCTTTCCCGCGGCGACGGCGCCCGAGGATGCGGCGCCGCTCGGGGCCGCGGTTCTCACCGAGCTCGTGTTCCAGGGCACTCATTGGCGCGCCCATGCGAAGGCGGGCGCGAACGGCGCGCTGCCCTTGCTGCTGCGGCTGCCGCCGGAGCTGACGCCGGCCGTGGGGCAGATTCTCGATCTCTATGCGCGGCCGCCGGACATGACGGCGCTGGTCCGATGA
- a CDS encoding GNAT family N-acetyltransferase, with translation MSPRPAVILETGRLILRPFLPEDLGPLFALYDDPEVRRYFPGGTLTYEQTQEELDWFLQGGDPDHPRLGLWATIHKESGRFIGRCGLIPWAIEGRDEVEIAYLLDRAHWRQGLGAEIAQALVHHGFEALRLPRLIALIDPANRASIATAEKAGLRLERHIEHEGSACALYAIRAPSPGS, from the coding sequence ATGAGCCCGCGGCCGGCGGTCATTCTCGAGACGGGCCGCCTCATCCTCCGCCCGTTCCTGCCGGAGGATCTGGGCCCGCTGTTCGCGCTCTATGACGATCCCGAGGTTCGGCGCTACTTCCCGGGGGGCACGCTGACCTATGAGCAGACGCAGGAGGAGCTCGACTGGTTCCTCCAGGGCGGCGATCCCGATCACCCGCGGCTCGGCCTCTGGGCCACGATCCACAAGGAAAGCGGCCGCTTCATCGGCCGCTGCGGCCTGATCCCCTGGGCGATCGAGGGTCGGGACGAGGTCGAGATCGCCTACCTCCTGGACAGGGCCCATTGGCGGCAGGGGCTGGGCGCCGAGATCGCGCAGGCCCTGGTCCACCATGGCTTCGAGGCGCTGCGCCTGCCGCGCCTGATCGCGCTGATCGATCCGGCGAACCGGGCCTCGATCGCCACCGCCGAGAAGGCGGGCCTGCGCCTCGAGCGGCACATCGAGCATGAGGGCTCGGCTTGCGCGCTCTATGCGATCAGAGCACCTTCCCCGGGTTCATGA